The genomic segment GGCTGTCTGAGCACCAATCATAATGATAAACAGGATAGCAACCGGATGCATATCGGCTGATTTTGAAAAGATAAGAGGCTGGAGAACAATATTGTCGAGCAATTGTGCAAACATCACAGCGAGAATACAAGGAATGACCAGCGAAAAATTGCCTGTTTCAATAATGGAGATAAGAATGGATATGAGATAACCCATTACCGGCCCAAAATAGGGAATGGTATTTGCCACCCCAATAATAATGCCAACGGTACCGGCATTATTCAATCCGGCAACCGACAATGCCAACCACGATGCTACCCCAACAAGTGTACACTGTAACAACACGCTTCTGAAATAGTGCCCAAGACGGGTTTCAATTTTATCAATTAGGCTGAGTGTGGTTTCAAAATATTTATTTGGAACCATTTTCATGAGATCACGGCGAATTTTTGCCCCGTCTTTAAGAAAGAAGAACGTGGCGAACGGTATGACCAGAAAAGCAGCAAAAAGGTTCGTAAAGATGGAGATAACATTACCTAATACATTAGAGAGCCGTCCAAAATTAAAAATATCTTCAATAAATCCGGTTACGTTTTCTTCAAAATAACCGCTTGGGATAAAATCAAAATAGGTTCTCAGATTCGTTTCAATCTGCTGAGCAATAATGACTAAATTTTCACTCTGAAGCTGTCTTGTAAGAATAGCCATTCTATTAGCTACAATGGGTATAATACTGGTAGAAATCCAGATGATAATTAAGAAAACGGTTGCCAGTGTTATTCCAATCGCAATTGTCCGGGTCATGCCGGCCGTTTGCATACGGTTGACTATAGGTTCGAGCAGGTAACTAAATAGAAGTGCGATGATTGCATATACTGCCAGGCTACTGTAGTTATATAAAATCAACCCCACAACCAGTACTCCCGCTGCGAACAGGATCGATTTAACAACTTTTTCTACTGTTAGATTACTAAGCATGGAGTTTATCCGTAATACGGGGTAAAGATTTCTTGATTACAGAACCAGAGAATCCGCGTCCTGCAAGATATCGATAAATTTTCTGTTTTTGTTTGTATTTGTCTTTCTCTCTCAAGAAATGACGCTTTCGTTTCATCACCAAATCTACACAAATCTGCTGTTGCTGTAAATTGTCGGTTTTTTGGGACAGAACTTTATCGATAATTTTTCGGTCAATTCCTTTTCTGTAGAGGTGAGACTTAATTTTTTTTGGTCCCCATTGATTGAGTTCGGTTTTCTCTTCAACAAACTTTGCGGCAAATGATTCATCATTCAAATATCCTTTATCTGCCAAATTTTGAACGACTTGTTCAATATCATTTTTACTATACCCTTTTTTTTCAACTTTCTGCCTGAGCTCAAATGAGGAATGATCCCGTCTTGATAAATACCGGAAACAGGCTTCACGAATAGCAACCAAATCTTCAGCATCTTTCAGCTGTCGAAACAGAGAAGGCGTCAGTGAGACGCCTTCTTCAATCGAGAAATCATTTTTTGTTTTCCGGCTGATACCAATCAGGAACAGTTTATCATGAAAAAGAGAGTATCTGTCCTGATTCTTTTTCTGAACGGTAATTTTTGTGACGGACAGCGGGAGCTTTTTCTCAATCTCTGATTGCGTATTTCCGGATGCCCGTTGAATTTTATTCATCCTGTTCAGCGGTTTCTTTTTCTTTCTCCTTCTCGTCTGCTTTTTCTTCTTCATCCTCAGAAGGCATCAATTTTTTGCGAACAGTTTTTTCAATATTATTGCATAACTCTTCTTCCTCTTCAAGGAACTGCATGGCGGCATCAGTCCCCTGTCCAATTGGTTCACCATCGTATCGATACCAACTCCCTCGTTTTTCAATAATGTCATATTCAACGGCCAGGTCCAGAATTTCAGATGTACGGGAAATACCTTTGCCGTAAAGAATATTAAACTCAACCACTTTAAAAGGTGGAGCTACTTTGTTTTTGGCAATTTTTACCTTGGTTCGGTTCCCCATCACTTCATCACCTTTTTTGATGGAACCAATTCGCCGGATTTCAATTCGAACAGAGGAGTAGAATTTCAGGGCACGTCCGCCTGTTGTGGTTTCCGGATTTCCAAACATCACGCCAATTTTCTCCCGAACCTGATTTATAAATACACAAGCCGTGCGGGTTTTGCTAACCACGCCGGTAATTTTACGAAGGGCCTGGGACATCAATCGTGCCTGGAGACCCATGTGAGAATCACCCATTTCACCTTCCAATTCAGCACGTGGAACCAAGGCAGCAACAGAGTCAATCACAATCACATCCAGGGCACCTGAACGAATCAGGGTTTCAGTAATTTCAAGTGCCTGTTCACCACTATCGGGTTGTGAAATTAAAAGTTCATCCGTATTAATTCCCAGGTTTCGTGCATATTTTGGATCAAAGGCGTGCTCGGCATCAATAAATGCTGCATAACCACCCGCTTTTTGGGCTTCAGCTATCACCTGCAAGGCGAGGGTTGTTTTACCACTTGCTTCGGGACCGTAAATTTCTGTAACACGTCCCCTCGGTATTCCTTTTACACCCAGGGCATAATCCACCATAATGGAACCTGTAGAAATGGTAGGGACCTCGTTATCTGTCTGGTCTCCGAGGCGCATGACGGTTCCTTTTCCATGCTGTTTCTCAATTTGACCGATTGCAATGTCAATCGCTTTTTGTCTGTCGTTTTTGGATGATGCCATAATGTCTAATTTAATAGTTTAAAATTGTTTGATCACAAAATATCAACGGAAAGTGCCATCCTCATGTCACCCGGTTTCTATCTTTTATCTTTTGCACAAAATCTATCAGATATTATTGAATAACAAGCTGATTTGAATATATGTGCATTATATGTATGAACCAAATTTTCGTGATCCCTTACAAAAAAAGTTTAAAAAGCCACCTTCAAGCGTGCGTTAGCTCCTTGAAGCGTGGCGGTCACTCCTAATGAATTTGGGATGAGATACCTTAACCCAAAACGCTTCAAAGATCCCGGAAAAACACGGGGAACCCTTGAAGATTGCTCAAGATTGCTTTTTATTCATATAAAAACAAAAGGAATGAAACTTGAAGAAAATTGTTACTATCACATTTATCACAGAGGAATCGTCAAAAAAAATGTTTTTCTTGGTGAAAGGGATTACAAACACTTTTTGAATCGGTATCGTTATTATCTTTTATTAGCCGTTGATACATATGCTTTCTGCTTGTTAAAAAATCATATTCATCTTTTAATTAGAGTCAGATCTACAGACGAACAAAAATCAATATTTGAAAAGCTAAACATCAAAATGGCATCAGATTCTCTTCATGGACTCGGCTACAAACAATTTAAAGTCTATTCCGCCTCTACGCAGTTCGGACATTTGTTCAATAGCTATACGAAGTACTTTAACAAAAGAGAAGAAAGATCAGGAGTTCTTTTTGATGGACGATTTAAAAGAATCAAGGTTAATAATGAAGAGTATTTAGCTCAACTAATATGTTATATTCATAGAAATCCAATTCATCATGGATTTACAAGTAATTTTACAACCTATGACTATTCATCATACAATGAAATATTATCTAATCAGAGAACTCTTATTAGCAGGAATAAAGTATTGGATTTTCTTGGGGGTAGAGAAAACTTTATTGATGCACATGAGGAGTTTAAGGAGAACTTAGAAAACAAGTATTTTTTGGAAGAGTGATACAGCCACCTTCAAGCGTTCGTTAGCCCCTTTTAGCGTGGCGGATTTAAGGTGGCAAAGCGTATTGAAGCCAATTACCCACAACGCTTCAAGGACCTTCACTTTGTTACGGACGCTTGAAGGTTGTTTATAAACACCCAAAAAGCTCCCCAATCACTTTCTCACACTGCTCAGAAGTAGTATACGGAGCCGGGCCGATTCGTAAAATGTCATCTCTCGCATCCGTAAAAATATCTTTTTCAAGTAACATCGCTCTCAGTTTTCTGGCTTTATCTGATCGCAGTGCCAAAAATCCCCCCGATTCTTCTACCGGACGCTTATTTGCGTGCTCAATTCCAGATCCCTTAAAATTCTGCTCATCAAACAGTTCCCGAAGATAGGTTAATTGTGATGAGTATTGATTTCTGAGAACTTCCGAGTCGAGTCCCTGTTTTTTGAAAAATTCAGTGACCGCTGCCGCGCGGAATTGGGAGATGGGATCATAGGTAGCCGTGGCGAATTTCTGATCACCATCATCAAATTTTACAGGATGATCGTCTCTTGGATGATCCAATTGTTCAAAGGCAGAAAACCATCCTGTAATGACAGGCCGCAGCTCACAATCCTCCGGATATCGCAAAAAACAGTTCGCCTCGCCCCACTGCAAATATTTGTATCCGCCGATGAGCAAGTACACATGCTGCATGTTTTTTTCTTTGAGTGAGAGTGGTACTACATTCGTACCGTGATAGTCATCAATCATAATGGGTACGCCAGACTCTTTTGCAGCCTGTGCAATTTCCGGAAGTTTTGTGTTGACTTCAGCTGTCTCAAAATAGACACGGGAGAGCATCACAGCGGCGGTTCTTTCGTCCAGGTTTTGGCGGACAGATTCCAACAGTTTTTCATCATCTTTGTGAGGCAGATACACGATCTCCAGTCCTTCCTCTTCCAGCCGCCGAAGCTGGCGATACATCGAATGAAATTCACCTGTAGTTGTGAGAATTTTTGGCTTGTTCTTCAGGTCCAGCGAAGAAAGCCACGAAACCAGCAGTACGTGTGTATTCTGTTCGCGGCAGTACTTCCCGGTTGGGTCATCATAATAATCCCGGAGATAGCCGCGCATGATCTCCGTTTTTTCGAAACCAAACTCCCACTTTTTATCCACCTGTTCGGCAACGACCCGCATGTACTCCTGAACCCCATCAAATGCTGCATCCGGCCACGCCTGGTGCGAGTGACCAGTAAACAGCAGCCGGTTGGCCACATTAAAATGAGAATAGTGCGGCTGAAGTGATTTCGCTAAAATGTCAAATTGTTGCATAATCGTACATCGGCTCGTACATCCTCCGAAGTCTCAACTATGTTTGAACTTCGTAGAGCTGGCTTAGCGTAGGAGGACTGAGCCGATACCATTGTTTTGAATTTCTAAATGATAAAGCTGAACCGTCAAAATGAGAAGAGTTGGGGAGAGGTGCCAGAAGGAATTGAAAATAATCTCTACTTATGTCATTTTTATAGAGTTTGAATAATATTTCGACATTTATAGTTTTAGCTCTTCGAATCACCTGCACCCTTCACCGGTCTCCATCAAACCGAAATTAAAGAGATGCTGGGAGAGCCGGACAGCGTGAATGTTCTGACCAAAACTATGGAACACATCTGGGGTCCGCAGGAACGGTTGTGGTATAAGTTGAAGATGGGAGAGGAGCTCGTCACATGAATCTACAGAGACAGTGAAGGCAGAAAAGAGCTCTACTTTCTAAACGACTCAACCAAAGTGGCCGGCGAGTTTTACTGGTATAATGATGAGAGCAAGAACCCGCAGTTTTAAATGCCACGGAAGCACAGAGAAACATAGTTTTTCCGTGTCTTTGTGGCAATCCTTTTCATCACAAATTGTCTTCTTCAAATCAAACAGACTCCAAACTCCCCTCAAGCAATTTCCCAATCTCCTGTTTCGATACACCTAATTTGAGCAAGGCTTTCATCATTAAGTCCAGCGTAATGCCGGAATCTCCGGCTTCCATTTTTGCAATTCTGGATTGGCTGGATCCAATCGCTGAAGCAAGCTGTTCTTGTGTCCACCCAATCTTTTTTCTTTGGGATTTGATCAGACCGCTAAGTTCCAAATGAATTTCAATGAATGCTTCCTCTTCAGGGGCGAGTTCTAAAAAATCTGCCGCAGATCCTATCTGAAATCCTTTTGCTTCCAGTTCTTTTCGTCTTTTTTCATCCATAATGCTCTCATTTACTATCAGACTCTATTTGAGTATATTAAAATATGATCAAAAAGAGTTCAAATATCGTCGCGCGGAATAAAGAGATCTTGGGAGGAACTCCGGTTTTTAAAGATACACGGGTTCCTGTTAAAGCTCTTTGGGATTATCTGAAAGCCGGTGATACTGTTGAAGAATTTTTGGAAGACTTTCCTTCTGTAAAACGAGATCAAGTGATAGCACTTCTTGAACGAGCTCAAAAAAGAGTCGTTCCCTCCAAATGATTCGGATTCTGCTCGATGAATGCCTCCCTGTAAAATTGATGTATCGCTTCCAGGAGTATGAACAAAATTTTGAGGTCTCAACCGTGACCGCAGAAAAATGGACGGGAATTAAGAATGGTATCTTACTCGATAAAGCACAAGAAACATTTGATGTGTTTGTGACAATCGATCAAAATCTTTCCTACCAGCAAGATTTATCAAATTTTGATATTGCAATAGTTGCTATTCAAGCAAAATCGAATCGATATAAAGATCTGTTAAAATTCGTTGAGCCTGCTTCTAAAATTATTAAAAATACAGAGGCTAAAAAGTTTTATACGGTTTAAAATCCTAAATGCCGTGTCCCTGATGAAATCTCTGACTGAGATTTTATCTGTCTCCTCTCAAGAGGAGAACATATTACTTCTGCGACTCCGCGTCTCAGCGTTTTCTACTCAAAATCACCCTTTCTCAAACCGTTCAGCTAACCGTTCTTCATTCACGCGTTTAAAGCTTTCCAGTTTATCTTCATCAAGAGAAGCAACTGTCATCTCACGTTTTCCTAAGGCTCCTTGCGCTCTTGCGATTTTCCATCCGGCAACGGCCATCACAGCTCGGGCGGCTGAGGCGGCGCAATAGGTGGACAGAATAGCGTCATCTTTAGAAATTGAAGCCAGTTTTTTAAACACACCTGGAGTCCAGAGTTCTTCGTTGACTTCAGGCGAGAATGCATCATGAAAAATAAAATCTATGTTATGATTTATGATTGGCGATTTCTCATGCTCCTCAAAAAGATCATCAAAAAAACCAAACCAAAGGTGCAGTGAAAGTTGATCTGTTAGTTGAAAACGATTCATGCCCGGGTAGATATCCTGCAGGACGGTTCTTAACATCGGCAGGGATTTTTGAAGACCGGGTTCATCACCAAATTCAAAATCTTCAGTGATATCCGCATCAATTGGGAAGGCCTCTACACTGTAGTACGCGATTTCTGTTTCAACCTTGAATTCACGCAGATAGTCCAGAGTTAAAAGCAAGTTCAACCCCGTTCCGAATCCAACTTCAAAAATGTTTAGGGAATCCATGTTTTGGAAAGCATCCAAAAGGCCATTCGTCTCAAAAAAAACATGCCGGCTTTCGGCCACGGCTCCATTTGGATTGTGGTAAAGCTGATCAAATGTTGGAGAATAGAGAGAGGTGGAGCCGTCTCCGGTTTTTTGGATGGTTGGTTTTGAGCTTTTTTCTGGCATGTTTTAGAAAAATTTAGGATTTAAAACTCTCCTCTTGAGAGGGGAAAGTGAAATGAGCGTGTAGCGAATGAACTCGGGGTGTGTTCGTCAAGTAGTTAGCTGAAGCCTTGCTAAACACACCTCTGATAGCTCCGCTGAACGCTTCACTATCTGTCTCCTCTCGAGAGGAGAGTATTCACCTTACCGGATTTGCCGCATCTTTGCCCACAACCGTCATCCAGGGACGGACTTCCCAGCTTTCAACGATTCCATTCTTAACATACGGATCATTGTTGGCGAACTCTTCTGCGGATTTCGGCGACTCATCTTCGAATAAAAGATAAGCCTGATCGGAAGGATCTTGAAGTGCACCGCCAAGAATCAGTTTTCCATTTTCACTGGAATTCCAAGCTATTTTAAGATGCTCATCGCGGAATTCGCCTCGTCGTTCGAGATAGTCTGGGGCTAAGTTGTAGATTAACAGGTAATGCATATAATTCTTCTTTTGTATTGGGTTGATTGATCTGGCTATTAGCTGTCAGTTTATAATTATTGCTGAGGAGAAATAGCAAATCTCTATTATTCCGCAGACTTGAATCAATGATAACAATTTGAAGCTTTGTTGTCTGTAAAAATCGTTTTTATCACGGAATAAATTTTACCTGGAGTACGAGCACGAGAATGGATTCACCAAGATTCATCGGACCGGATTCACCAAAGGAGTAATTCAGATGAATTCTGGAGATCTCTTTTTGATCATCGCGGATAAACCGGGTGATTCCAAACGTGTATTGGTTTGAATACAATTTTGTAGCACTGACAAGTGATTGATCGGGCTCCTCATTCATTTCATCATACCGGCCTAAAACATGCCAGTTTTGAGTGATTCGATAGCCCGTTTCCAGGTAAAATCCCGACAATTTGTATTGATGTTCTGGATCTGCAGCAATTCCCCAATTATCATCTTTAGCTTTGAAATGGATGAGTTCCGCTTGTGCAAAGAATCGTGGAATGAGGAGGTCATCCAAAGAAGCACGCAGGGACCAGGAAGTTCGGTTAATATCTAAAGGTTCCGAACCGTTTTGAATTAGATTTCGCTGTTGATTTGTTGAGATATGCCCTCCCAATTCCAAGCCCTTCGCCACTTCAACATCAATTCTGCCGCCGTATAAACCGCTGCCAAAATCACGCTCAGAAAAAGAGGATCCGGCTTGCTGAAATCGCCCTAACCCGTTGCTGATCTGCACACCGTACCAGAGTTTTCCAACCTGTCCGTATGCCATCAAACCAATATCCCGAAAAGCGTTATATCCCATCAAAGAGGAAGATTTCGTGGTGATAGAAGGACGCTCAAAAAAGGGTAATTTGGATGAAAATCGTCGCGAGGTATCGTACGATTGGCCCGGCATCATTATTTGACCGGCGCGAACTGTGAAAGTTTTTGAGATTTCTGCATCCACATAAAAATCAAGCAGGGATGGAGTTTCAGTTGCCAGTTCAACCCAGGAGCTTATACTAAATGTCTCGTTTAGTGAGCCTTTAGCTGTCAGACGCGCACGCCGAATTCTAAATCCGGCAGTTTCCTGTCTTTGAACATTCAGCACGGGGAGGTTGCCCATTGAAGTATACAGAACATCTTGTTTTTGATAGATGTACCAGGTTTGCAGGTATCCGCCAACATCAAGTTTTGACTGGGAGTGAACGTTGCCAGGTGGGAAAAGCAGAAAAAAAACGATAAGAGAAAATAAAGTGGATACAGGGGGTTTCATTTGATTGTTGATATAGCCGAAGGTTTTTTCTCGTTTACTCTCTGATGCTCAACATTCTGTAAGCTATCTATATCAGATGAAGAATACGTTAAGTTGTCTTTTTATTATATTGGGTAGTCAATTCACGACAAAGAAAAGATTCAAAACATTTTAGTTTAAGCATCTGTATGACAACTGATTTACAAAACACAATACAAAAAAAAGCGGACGAATATTTTGAGTATATGGTTCAAATCCGGAGGCATCTCCACAAAAATCCGGAGGTAAGTTTTAAAGAGTTTGATACGACTGATTACGTTCTCCATGAACTCAAAAAAATGAAGATTGAAACTCAGCGTCCGATGGAGACCGGTTGCTTAGGGATTATAAGGGGGGATGATTCAGATCGTGTGATTGCTCTGAGAACAGATATAGATGCACTGCCGATGGATGAGGTGGGTGAGGCGAAGTCTGAGTTTATTTCTGAGCGACCCGGTGCCGCCCATTGCTGCGGCCATGACGGACATACTGCTAATCTTCTCGGCACAGCAAAAATTTTAACGGATTTGAAAGATCAGATTGACGGAACTATTGTTTTGATATTTCAGCCGGGAGAAGAGAAACTGCCGGGCGGAGGGCGAAAACTGACCGAGACGGGAGCTTTGCAGAAATTGGGAGTTCAGGAAGTGTACGGACTTCATACAAATCCAAATTATATGCCGGGTCAGGTGGCCGTAAAACCGGGTCCGCTCATGGCTTGTACGGTTGAATTTGATGTGACCATTCATGGAAAAGGCGGACATGCCGCGGCGCCTCATACGGCAGTGGACCCAATTGTGTTGGCGTCTCAAATTATTACACAGTTTCAAACCATTGTGAGTCGCTCAATGGATCCAACCGAACCAGCAGTGATTACCGTTGGAAAAATTGAAGCGGGTTCGGCGTTTAATGTGATTCCTGAAAATGCCAGGATGCTGGGAACTGTTCGGGCCTTCTCTATGGAAACTGCCCGATTCATCAAAAATAGGATGGAGGAGGTTATTAAAGGAGCAACGGATGGAGCCGGTGCTACTTATACATTTGAATTTGTTGAAGGATATCCGGCTGTAATTAATGATGAAGCAGTGTACGGAAAATGTAGTTTCAGCCGCAAAAAGCATATTAGGCGATGAGAATGTAATCAACCTGAAAAAACCGGTGATGGCGGGCGAGGATTTTGCTTTTTACCAGCAGGAATTTCCCGGCACGTTTTTCTTTTTGGGAACCGGGAGTGATGAAGCCGATTCAAAATGGAGCTGGCATCATCCAAGATATAATATCGATGAACGGGCGTTCAAAACCGGTGCGGCTCTGATGGCTGGTCTGGCGTTGGGAGCTTAAGAATGTCAAACCTGGCATTTGATAATGTTTCCGGTGATCTGTTTCAGTTGTCTGAACAGATGATTAAGGATGGATTGAAGGCATCCCGAGAAAGTGAACGCCTTCGGATTATCCTGCCCATTCACCGGACACAGGATGCCAGAGTTCAGCGGATGATCAATTTTCTGCAGCCGGGAACCTATATTCGTCCTCATAAACATCCGCTTGAACATGCTACAGAATCATTGGTTTTGATTGAGGGAAGCATTCGGTTTTATACATTTGATGAGAATGGAACTGTACTGACCAAAATTGAAATAAATGGCGAACCATTTCCCGGGGTGATCGATATTGAATCAAAGGTCTGGCATTCGTTTATTGTTTTGGAAGAGAACACGATTTTATTTGAATGCAAAAAAGGTCCTTATGATGCAGAGAATGATAAAATCTTTGCAGAATGGTCACCCGAAGAAGGAAATAATGATGTGGAGAAGTGGATGGAAAGATTTGAATAAAATCATAAAATGAGACAAAACATGAGTAATCTACCTAAAAAATTAGGAATAGGAATTGTTGGACTGGGGGTGATCTCTTATCAACACGCTCGGTCAACTTTGAATACAGAAAATGCGGAATTGATCGCCGCAAGCAGCCGGACGGAAGAGAACAGGGAAAATTTTTCCAAAGAGTTTGATGTACGGCTGTATGCTGATTATGATGAGATGCTAAAGCAGGATGATATTGATGCGATAAGCATCTGTACGCCAAGTGGAACTCATCTCGATTTTGGAATCAAAGCGGCAGAGGCGGGTAAGCATGTCATCGTTGATAAACCTATTGAAGTTTCGGTGGACCGCGGGCAGAGGTTGATTGAAAGTTGTGAGAATAATGGTGTGAAACTCGCGGTCATTTATCAAAACCGGTACTCTGATGCCGTTTTGAAATTGAAAGATGCGGTCGATTCAGGTAAAATTGGGAAACCGGTGATGGCCCGCGGAACGGTAAAATGGTTTCGCTCTCAGGATTATTATTCCGATTCCGGTTGGCGCGGAACTCTGGATCTGGATGGCGGTGGCGCGTTGATCAATCAATCCATCCACACCATAGATCTTTTGATCTGGATACTTGGCGATCTGAAATGTGTGTTTGGTTTGAAGGATACGTTGACTCACGAAGGAATTGAGGCAGAAGACAATTTGGTGGCTACACTGCAGTTTGTCAACGGAATGCTCGGACAGTTTGAGGCATCCACATCTATTGTACCACCGCAGCCCCGAACCATAGAGATTAACGGTTCGAAAGGAACGGCGATATTAAAGGGGGATGAATTTCAGTTGATTTCTAATGATGGTGAGACCTCCGATGATTTTAGCCAGCAAACAGATGACACCTTTTTTGTGAAGCAATACAGAAAAATTGTTAATGCTATTTTGAAGGGAGATCAACCGCCTGTCTCGGGACCGGAAGCGTTGAAATCATTAGCGGCAGTGGAAGCGATCTATGATTCTTGCAGACAGCACACTGCAGTAAACCCTTCGAAATACATATCTGAGGATTACCAGTTTTCAAAAAACCTTTATTCGTAGTTCCATGTCTGAGACGCTCACTCTGTACAGAAACGGTTTTTATGCAATGGCAACCCGTTT from the Balneolaceae bacterium genome contains:
- the recA gene encoding recombinase RecA produces the protein MASSKNDRQKAIDIAIGQIEKQHGKGTVMRLGDQTDNEVPTISTGSIMVDYALGVKGIPRGRVTEIYGPEASGKTTLALQVIAEAQKAGGYAAFIDAEHAFDPKYARNLGINTDELLISQPDSGEQALEITETLIRSGALDVIVIDSVAALVPRAELEGEMGDSHMGLQARLMSQALRKITGVVSKTRTACVFINQVREKIGVMFGNPETTTGGRALKFYSSVRIEIRRIGSIKKGDEVMGNRTKVKIAKNKVAPPFKVVEFNILYGKGISRTSEILDLAVEYDIIEKRGSWYRYDGEPIGQGTDAAMQFLEEEEELCNNIEKTVRKKLMPSEDEEEKADEKEKEKETAEQDE
- a CDS encoding helix-turn-helix transcriptional regulator, which gives rise to MDEKRRKELEAKGFQIGSAADFLELAPEEEAFIEIHLELSGLIKSQRKKIGWTQEQLASAIGSSQSRIAKMEAGDSGITLDLMMKALLKLGVSKQEIGKLLEGSLESV
- a CDS encoding AI-2E family transporter → MLSNLTVEKVVKSILFAAGVLVVGLILYNYSSLAVYAIIALLFSYLLEPIVNRMQTAGMTRTIAIGITLATVFLIIIWISTSIIPIVANRMAILTRQLQSENLVIIAQQIETNLRTYFDFIPSGYFEENVTGFIEDIFNFGRLSNVLGNVISIFTNLFAAFLVIPFATFFFLKDGAKIRRDLMKMVPNKYFETTLSLIDKIETRLGHYFRSVLLQCTLVGVASWLALSVAGLNNAGTVGIIIGVANTIPYFGPVMGYLISILISIIETGNFSLVIPCILAVMFAQLLDNIVLQPLIFSKSADMHPVAILFIIMIGAQTAGILGMLVAIPIATIIKITVNQIIWSFNNYQVFREGKRSFKPVIQESDSADIHSNE
- a CDS encoding M20/M25/M40 family metallo-hydrolase, translated to MMKQCTENVVSAAKSILGDENVINLKKPVMAGEDFAFYQQEFPGTFFFLGTGSDEADSKWSWHHPRYNIDERAFKTGAALMAGLALGA
- a CDS encoding Gfo/Idh/MocA family oxidoreductase yields the protein MSNLPKKLGIGIVGLGVISYQHARSTLNTENAELIAASSRTEENRENFSKEFDVRLYADYDEMLKQDDIDAISICTPSGTHLDFGIKAAEAGKHVIVDKPIEVSVDRGQRLIESCENNGVKLAVIYQNRYSDAVLKLKDAVDSGKIGKPVMARGTVKWFRSQDYYSDSGWRGTLDLDGGGALINQSIHTIDLLIWILGDLKCVFGLKDTLTHEGIEAEDNLVATLQFVNGMLGQFEASTSIVPPQPRTIEINGSKGTAILKGDEFQLISNDGETSDDFSQQTDDTFFVKQYRKIVNAILKGDQPPVSGPEALKSLAAVEAIYDSCRQHTAVNPSKYISEDYQFSKNLYS
- the mnmD gene encoding tRNA (5-methylaminomethyl-2-thiouridine)(34)-methyltransferase MnmD, which produces MPEKSSKPTIQKTGDGSTSLYSPTFDQLYHNPNGAVAESRHVFFETNGLLDAFQNMDSLNIFEVGFGTGLNLLLTLDYLREFKVETEIAYYSVEAFPIDADITEDFEFGDEPGLQKSLPMLRTVLQDIYPGMNRFQLTDQLSLHLWFGFFDDLFEEHEKSPIINHNIDFIFHDAFSPEVNEELWTPGVFKKLASISKDDAILSTYCAASAARAVMAVAGWKIARAQGALGKREMTVASLDEDKLESFKRVNEERLAERFEKG
- a CDS encoding porin, which gives rise to MKPPVSTLFSLIVFFLLFPPGNVHSQSKLDVGGYLQTWYIYQKQDVLYTSMGNLPVLNVQRQETAGFRIRRARLTAKGSLNETFSISSWVELATETPSLLDFYVDAEISKTFTVRAGQIMMPGQSYDTSRRFSSKLPFFERPSITTKSSSLMGYNAFRDIGLMAYGQVGKLWYGVQISNGLGRFQQAGSSFSERDFGSGLYGGRIDVEVAKGLELGGHISTNQQRNLIQNGSEPLDINRTSWSLRASLDDLLIPRFFAQAELIHFKAKDDNWGIAADPEHQYKLSGFYLETGYRITQNWHVLGRYDEMNEEPDQSLVSATKLYSNQYTFGITRFIRDDQKEISRIHLNYSFGESGPMNLGESILVLVLQVKFIP
- a CDS encoding DUF433 domain-containing protein, whose product is MIKKSSNIVARNKEILGGTPVFKDTRVPVKALWDYLKAGDTVEEFLEDFPSVKRDQVIALLERAQKRVVPSK
- a CDS encoding WbuC family cupin fold metalloprotein, whose product is MSNLAFDNVSGDLFQLSEQMIKDGLKASRESERLRIILPIHRTQDARVQRMINFLQPGTYIRPHKHPLEHATESLVLIEGSIRFYTFDENGTVLTKIEINGEPFPGVIDIESKVWHSFIVLEENTILFECKKGPYDAENDKIFAEWSPEEGNNDVEKWMERFE
- a CDS encoding regulatory protein RecX: MNKIQRASGNTQSEIEKKLPLSVTKITVQKKNQDRYSLFHDKLFLIGISRKTKNDFSIEEGVSLTPSLFRQLKDAEDLVAIREACFRYLSRRDHSSFELRQKVEKKGYSKNDIEQVVQNLADKGYLNDESFAAKFVEEKTELNQWGPKKIKSHLYRKGIDRKIIDKVLSQKTDNLQQQQICVDLVMKRKRHFLREKDKYKQKQKIYRYLAGRGFSGSVIKKSLPRITDKLHA
- a CDS encoding amidohydrolase; this encodes MTTDLQNTIQKKADEYFEYMVQIRRHLHKNPEVSFKEFDTTDYVLHELKKMKIETQRPMETGCLGIIRGDDSDRVIALRTDIDALPMDEVGEAKSEFISERPGAAHCCGHDGHTANLLGTAKILTDLKDQIDGTIVLIFQPGEEKLPGGGRKLTETGALQKLGVQEVYGLHTNPNYMPGQVAVKPGPLMACTVEFDVTIHGKGGHAAAPHTAVDPIVLASQIITQFQTIVSRSMDPTEPAVITVGKIEAGSAFNVIPENARMLGTVRAFSMETARFIKNRMEEVIKGATDGAGATYTFEFVEGYPAVINDEAVYGKCSFSRKKHIRR
- a CDS encoding YciI-like protein — its product is MHYLLIYNLAPDYLERRGEFRDEHLKIAWNSSENGKLILGGALQDPSDQAYLLFEDESPKSAEEFANNDPYVKNGIVESWEVRPWMTVVGKDAANPVR